The Coregonus clupeaformis isolate EN_2021a chromosome 20, ASM2061545v1, whole genome shotgun sequence genome contains a region encoding:
- the LOC121532915 gene encoding cartilage intermediate layer protein 1-like, translating into MWDFTKMTLLLSLLVAVAVAQGPIWNSSLLKKWSQTDRSRKLAYNTLTELQQTTGVTEWTSWFNIDHPGGNGDYERLEAIRFYYRERVCVRPVAMEARTTDWVAAAETGEVTHSSLEKGFWCINKEQPYGRICSNYHVRFQCPPVQAYWTDWAAWGTCSATACNDVGIQVRKRKCMSIQPLPLLLVPPCQGHHTERRECATPPCEAKWTQWSPWGACSVTCGKGRRIRRRTCVRTSLTVQCVGRAAEIQKCGKNPCPPNCKRECPKGRPNEDCSRCVCEGHVLQGEVLSMTGVPVAGARIALASRPKIIHARTDAKGLFRLPGVCSSSPTQLYIRKEKFAPITASTSSNSTGSSWLRVVLKSAGESRLKKPYVVKHPEDKVRYEGQRVMLCCKATGSPMPDKYYWYHNGTLLDRNVFKYEEDLVLRGLKPEQTGHYYCKVSSQTGSIKSSQAFLTVIAKGTPACNPTPENHLIRLPMDCVQPGTDSKLYNAGRCPHNKCAGSLDFDLRCRDGGGYCCGVQKMESRVIDCGSYSLPIKAVTECGCQKCVVPKVLVRGRVVTADNDEPLRFGHMYIGKERVGTTGYKGGFTLNITPDTERLVVNFVDPTQKFIDTPKVFIFDKRGGSVYHDVKVMRKQEPIDINAGETNTIYLGEIKGEDPIGQIIIPPNSFHKNNGEVYEGTVKASVTFIDPRNITTAAAAPGDLNFVDDEGDMLPLRTYGMFSVDFRDEANQEVLGAGAVQVLLDTQHVKMQEHIPKMKLWSLNPDTGVWEEESDFHYTQATSGGNGRSKREERTFLIGNMEIRERRLFNLDVPENRRCYVKVRAYMNDKFLNTEQLEGVVISLINLEPKPGFSSNPRAWGRFDSVITGPNGACLPAFCDAKVPDAYTAYVTGIMGGEELEAAPSTPKMNPNIIGVSQPYLDKIGYQRSDHDDPALKKTAFRINLAKPNPNNVEETNGPIYPYQSLIACENAGVDANHFRFFRVEKDKYEYNVVPFQENDLTSWTGDYLSWWPNPQEFRACYIKVKIQGQKEVMIRSQNHGGTHPETAGQLYGIRDIRSTRDMHVANTSAACIEFKCSGMLFDQAAVDRSLISVLPQGNCRRVGINSLLKEYLTKHPPTSLNNESHAFNMLGPVDPLGHNYGIYTVTDQNPRVAKEIAIGRCFDGTSDGFSREMKSDTGVALTFSCPERTVTRESLFQRLQTNPSQTLSQMARDMRETQGLQVRGRSSRVVTYPSGSTSRRSSSSTRRRSMMRAQQDRQ; encoded by the exons ATGTGGGACTTTACAAAGATGACACTACTCCTGTCTTTGCTAGTGGCAGTGGCCGTGGCTCAAG GACCCATCTGGAACAGCTCTCTGCTCAAGAAGTggagccagacagacaggagcaGGAAGCTGGCCTACAACACGCTGACCGAGCTACAGCAGACCACAG GTGTGACTGAATGGACGTCCTGGTTCAACATCGACCATCCAGGGGGGAATGGAGACTATGAGCGGTTAGAGGCCATCCGGTTCTACTACAGGGAGAGGGTGTGTGTCCGGCCTGTGGCCATGGAGGCCCGCACCACAGATTGGGTAGCAGCAGCAGAGACCGGAGAGGTAACCCACTCCAGCCTAGAGAAGGGGTTCTGGTGCATCAACAAGGAGCAGCCCTACGGACGCATTTGCTCCAACTACCATGTCCGCTTCCAGTGCCCACCAG TTCAGGCCTACTGGACAGACTGGGCCGCCTGGGGAACTTGCTCTGCTACAGCCTGTAATGACGTGGGCATCCAGGTCCGCAAGAGGAAGTGTATGAGCATCCAGCCCCTGCCCCTGCTGCTGGTGCCCCCATGCCAGGGGCACCACACGGAGAGGAGGGAGTGTGCCACCCCACCATGTGAAG CCAAGTGGACTCAGTGGAGTCCATGGGGAGCATGCTCGGTGACCTGTGGCAAGGGTCGCAGGATCAGGAGGAGGACCTGTGTGAGAACCTCTTTAACAGTGCAGTGTGTGGGACGAGCGGCTGAAATCCAGAAATGTGGGAAAAATCCATGCCCAC CCAATTGTAAGCGTGAGTGTCCCAAGGGTCGGCCCAATGAGGACTGCAGTCGCTGTGTGTGTGAGGGCCACGTGCTCCAGGGAGAGGTCCTCAGTATGACCGGTGTTCCTGTAGCGGGGGCCAGGATAGCGCTGGCCAGCCGGCCCAAGATCATCCACGCCCGCACTGATGCCAAGGGCCTCTTCAGACTCCCAGGGGTCTGCTCCAGCTCCCCCACCCAGCTCTACATTCGCAAGGAGAAGTTTGCCCCCATTACCGCCTCCACCTCCAGCAACAGCACCGGGTCATCCTGGTTAAGGGTGGTCCTAAAGTCCGCAGGCGAGTCACGCTTAA AGAAGCCATATGTTGTAAAGCACCCGGAGGACAAAGTGCGTTACGAGGGACAGCGTGTGATGTTGTGCTGCAAGGCAACAGGGTCGCCCATGCCTGACAAATACTACTG GTACCACAACGGGACCCTACTGGATAGGAATGTGTTTAAATACGAAGAGGATCTGGTGCTGAGAGGCCTGAAGCCAGAGCAGACAGGACATTACTACTGTAAAGTCAGCAGCCAAACAGGCAGCATCAAGTCTTCACAGGCATTCCTCACTGTTATCG CTAAAGGCACACCGGCATGCAACCCCACTCCTGAGAACCACCTCATCAGACTGCCCATGGACTGTGTTCAGCCTGGGACGGACTCTAAGTTATACAACGCCGGCCGCTGCCCCCACAACAAGTGTGCAGGCTCCCTGGACTTCGACCTGCGATGCAGGGATGGAGGTGGCTACTGCTGTGGGGTCCAGAAGATGGAGAGCCGGGTAATAGACTGTGGGAGTTACAGCCTGCCCATCAAGGCTGTAACTGAGTGTGGCTGCCAGAAGTGTGTAGTGCCCAAGGTGCTTGTACGTGGCAGGGTGGTCACAGCAGACAACGACGAACCACTGCGTTTCGGGCACATGTACATTGGCAAGGAGAGAGTGGGCACCACAGGGTACAAAGGAGGCTTCACACTCAATATAACCCCAGACACAGAGAGGCTGGTAGTCAACTTTGTGGATCCCACACAGAAATTCATTGACACTCCTAAGGTGTTTATCTTCGACAAGAGAGGGGGCTCTGTTTACCATGACGTGAAGGTGATGAGAAAGCAGGAACCCATTGATATCAACGCTGGAGAGACAAATACCATTTACTTAGGAGAAATCAAAGGGGAGGACCCCATTGGACAGATCATTATACCTCCAAATTCTTTCCACAAGAATAATGGGGAGGTGTACGAAGGTACAGTGAAAGCCAGTGTCACCTTCATTGACCCCAGGAACATCACCACAGCTGCTGCAGCGCCTGGTGACCTCAACTTTGTGGACGATGAGGGTGACATGCTTCCCCTGAGGACATATGGGATGTTTTCCGTTGACTTCAGAGATGAGGCGAACCAGGAAGTCCTGGGGGCTGGAGCGGTCCAAGTACTCTTAGACACGCAGCACGTCAAAATGCAAGAGCACATTCCCAAAATGAAACTGTGGTCCCTCAACCCAGACACAGGCGtctgggaggaggagagtgacTTTCACTACACTCAGGCCACATCTGGTGGTAATGGGAGGAGCAAGCGAGAGGAGCGCACTTTCCTCATAGGTAACATGGAAATCAGGGAGCGTCGACTTTTCAACCTGGACGTGCCTGAGAACCGCCGCTGCTACGTCAAAGTGCGGGCATACATGAATGACAAGTTCCTGAACACTGAGCAGCTGGAAGGTGTGGTCATCAGCCTGATAAACTTGGAGCCCAAGCCTGGCTTCTCCTCTAACCCCAGAGCATGGGGTCGCTTTGACAGTGTGATAACTGGACCCAATGGAGCCTGTCTGCCAGCCTTCTGTGACGCCAAGGTGCCTGATGCTTACACAGCTTATGTCACAGGCATTATGGGtggtgaagagctggaggcagctccCTCAACCCCCAAGATGAACCCAAACATCATTGGAGTGTCTCAGCCATACTTAGACAAGATAGGCTACCAGCGTTCAGACCACGATGATCCAGCTCTCAAAAAAACAGCCTTCAGAATCAACTTGGCAAAACCCAACCCCAACAATGTGGAAGAGACCAATGGGCCAATATACCCCTATCAGAGTTTAATAGCCTGTGAAAATGCCGGAGTCGATGCCAACCACTTCCGATTCTTCAGAGTGGAAAAggataaatacgaatacaatgtTGTGCCCTTCCAAGAGAACGACTTAACATCGTGGACAGGTGACTACCTCTCCTGGTGGCCCAACCCTCAGGAGTTCAGGGCTTGCTACATCAAGGTCAAGATCCAGGGGCAAAAGGAGGTCATGATAAGGTCACAGAACCATGGAGGCACCCACCCTGAGACCGCAGGTCAGCTGTACGGTATCAGAGACATCCGCAGCACCCGTGACATGCATGTGGCCAACACTTCCGCAGCTTGCATCGAGTTCAAGTGCAGTGGCATGCTCTTCGACCAAGCCGCAGTCGACAGGTCCCTCATATCAGTCCTCCCACAGGGCAACTGTCGGAGAGTGGGCATCAACAGCCTGCTAAAGGAGTACCTGACCAAGCACCCCCCTACCTCACTGAACAACGAGTCCCATGCCTTCAACATGCTGGGCCCTGTTGACCCCTTGGGGCACAACTATGGCATCTACACGGTCACAGACCAGAACCCTAGGGTGGCAAAAGAGATCGCCATTGGACGCTGCTTTGACGGTACCTCTGACGGCTTCTCCAGAGAAATGAAGTCAGACACTGGGGTTGCTCTGACCTTCAGCTGCCCAGAAAGGACTGTGACCAGGGAGAGTCTCTTCCAACGCCTCCAGACGAACCCCAGCCAGACCCTGTCTCAGATGGCCCGGGACATGCGGGAGACGCAGGGGCTACAGGTCCGAGGAAGGTCCTCCCGGGTGGTGACCTACCCCTCTGGGTCCACCAGCCGCAGATCCAGCTCCTCTACCAGGAGGAGATCCATGATGCGGGCACAACAGGACAGGCAGTAG
- the si:ch211-212d10.2 gene encoding Rieske domain-containing protein yields MASGNEEESVGSVSWRLIGPASELSKKQCRLMHSSLGYGSDVCLFYVKGEFFAMDARCAHSGGPLCDGDIEDADGILQVFCPWHDYDFNLRTGQSGTGLQQQVYKVKLEDGSVFVKHTSPLSLQPFPSSKKS; encoded by the exons ATGGCGTCTGGGAATGAAGAGGAAAGTGTGGGTAGCGTTTCATGGAGGCTAATAGGCCCAGCCTCCGAGCTTTCCAAGAAGCAGTGCCGTTTGATGCACTCCTCCCTCGGCTACGGCTCCGATGTTTGCCTGTTCTATGTGAAAGGGGAATTCTTCGCCATGGATGCTCGCTGCGCTCACTCCG GTGGTCCGCTGTGTGATGGAGACATCGAGGATGCAGATGGTATTCTGCAGGTCTTCTGCCCCTGGCATGACTATGACTTTAACCTCAGGACAGGacaatcagggactggtttacaG CAACAAGTGTACAAAGTCAAATTGGAGGATGGCAGTGTGTTTGTGAAGCACACAAGCCCTCTCTCATTACAGCCCTTCCCATCGAGCAAGAAGAGCTGA